The genomic window ATCGCCGCCGAGATCGGTGCGGCGCTGCGGCGTTCCGACCGGGGCATGCAGAACCGCATCCACGAGGCGACCACCGTGCTCGCGCAGTTCCCGAGCACGGTGCAGTCGTTGCGGGAGGGCCGGATCGACATCGCCCACCTGCGGGTGATCGGCGAGGCGGGATCCCGGCTCACCGATCCGCAGACACGGGCGATCTTCGAGCAGGCAGCGCTGGTGGTCGCGGAGCGCGAGACCGCGGGGCGCGCGAAGCCGATCATCACGATGCTCGCCCATCGCATCGACCCCGTTCCGTCGGCAGACCGGCACGCGACGGCGGCGGCCGGCCGCCGGGTCTGGGTGCGGGATCTCGACGACGGCATGGCAGAAGTGGTCGCGCTGTTGCCGGCGCCCCTCGCGCACGGCATCCGGGACCGCGTCACCCAGTACGCGCGCACGCTCCTCGAGCAGGCGAACAGCGGCGACGACCATGACTCCGCTCCTGCGGACACCCGCACGATGGACCAACGCCGCGCAGACGTCTTCACCGACCTGCTGCTCACCGGCCATGCCAGCGCCGCGGAGTCCGACGGCACGCTCTGTGAGACCGACGCGATCGTGGCACGCATCCAGGTGACCGTTCCGGCTGCGGCTCTCGCCGGACGAGAGGTGCCGGCGAGCCTCCAGGGCCACGGCCCGATCGACGCGGGCTCGGCCCGGCATTACGCGTCCGTGGCCACGGCGTGGGACCGACTGTTCCTCGACACCGCAACCGGGAGCATCCAGGACACCGACCGGTATCGTCCCTCCCGCGCCCAGCG from Microbacterium sp. zg-Y625 includes these protein-coding regions:
- a CDS encoding HNH endonuclease signature motif containing protein gives rise to the protein MNSSPATTSDAALATSDVVAEMIDTDRQIAALQARQLALLGRAGAIAAEQTARIPISAQREREMPLRSIAAEIGAALRRSDRGMQNRIHEATTVLAQFPSTVQSLREGRIDIAHLRVIGEAGSRLTDPQTRAIFEQAALVVAERETAGRAKPIITMLAHRIDPVPSADRHATAAAGRRVWVRDLDDGMAEVVALLPAPLAHGIRDRVTQYARTLLEQANSGDDHDSAPADTRTMDQRRADVFTDLLLTGHASAAESDGTLCETDAIVARIQVTVPAAALAGREVPASLQGHGPIDAGSARHYASVATAWDRLFLDTATGSIQDTDRYRPSRAQRRLLRGRDEHCRFPGCRAAVWVCDIDHTIDFARGGPTRPCNLAHLCKRHHTLKHHTAWSVEQRPDGMLVWTSPTGRVYSDIPQRVLEFSAATRSGAPPPF